The Microcoleus sp. AS-A8 genome contains a region encoding:
- a CDS encoding class I SAM-dependent methyltransferase gives MMNVSKFLTLLRCPQSGETLQLKDRQIANLSGQYSYQISTSGIPLFGEQVCSPDARIQQQHYEAIAKAYLQNLAYPHTQEYMDYLDRVLLAAVKDAHLGTVAEICCGRGEAFLLLGERVERGVGVDISLSMLESAQTTLPNENLFFVQGDATQLPLQSEAFDSVFMLGGIHHVRDRKQLFSEIFRILKPGGQFIFREPLSDFFLWRWLRAIIYRLSPALDHETECPLLYEKTVPILLDVGFQLSQWRSYGFLGFCFFMNSDVLVVNGLLRFIPGIRSLTRLVTQFDDWAVRLPAFKRAGLQVIGRAQKHV, from the coding sequence ATGATGAATGTATCCAAATTCCTTACCTTATTGCGTTGTCCTCAGTCTGGCGAAACTCTGCAACTAAAAGATAGGCAGATAGCCAATCTCTCAGGGCAATACTCTTATCAAATCAGCACCTCAGGTATTCCTCTGTTCGGGGAACAAGTTTGTTCACCAGATGCACGGATACAACAGCAGCATTATGAAGCGATCGCCAAAGCCTATTTACAAAATCTAGCTTATCCCCATACCCAAGAGTATATGGACTATCTCGACCGAGTACTCTTAGCAGCTGTTAAGGATGCTCATTTGGGAACCGTGGCAGAAATTTGTTGCGGACGGGGTGAAGCCTTTCTGCTTCTGGGGGAACGTGTCGAGCGAGGGGTTGGAGTAGATATATCTTTATCCATGTTGGAAAGTGCCCAGACAACGCTACCCAATGAAAATCTCTTCTTTGTTCAGGGCGATGCGACGCAATTGCCCCTACAAAGCGAAGCCTTCGATAGCGTGTTCATGCTAGGTGGTATCCATCATGTACGCGATCGCAAACAGCTGTTTTCAGAAATCTTTAGAATCCTGAAGCCCGGAGGCCAATTTATATTTAGAGAACCATTAAGTGACTTCTTTCTTTGGCGTTGGCTCAGAGCAATTATTTATAGACTTTCTCCTGCTCTTGATCACGAAACAGAATGCCCTCTCTTGTATGAGAAAACAGTACCTATTCTTCTCGATGTTGGCTTCCAATTAAGTCAATGGCGTAGTTATGGGTTTCTCGGTTTTTGTTTTTTTATGAACAGTGACGTTTTAGTTGTAAATGGGTTGCTACGTTTCATTCCTGGCATTCGAAGTCTGACACGACTTGTAACGCAATTTGATGATTGGGCTGTCCGATTACCTGCCTTTAAACGGGCTGGATTACAGGTTATTGGTCGAGCGCAAAAACACGTTTAG
- the asnB gene encoding asparagine synthase (glutamine-hydrolyzing) has product MCGICGVIFAEHDRPVDAKLIESMSSTIVHRGPDEQGIHVDGNVGLGSRRLSIIDLEGGRQPIHNEDKTIWVVFNGELYNYPELTHSLSRRGHHFYTHTDTEIIVHAYEEFGDEFLQHLNGMFALALWDSRRQRLVLARDRMGIKPLYYALHDGALIFGSELKTILTYPGIPRTVDLVALNEYLSFEYVPTPRTIFQGISKLPPGHALSFSEGRMRIWQYWDVNLARSENIQPKRLVEYENELLEILREVVRKEMVSDVPVGVLLSGGIDSSAVAALMSEIAPERVKSFSIRFDDVSFDESNYAHQVAQHLGTEHHELTLTPKMALDLVPQAAKFLDEPLGDSSLIPTFLLSQFTRHHVKVALGGDGGDELFAGYSTLQAHRLVEYYESLLPSVVRHRLVPWVVDRMPVSFDNISLDFKIRRFIAGRGLPLVIRHQQWLGSFTSAQKQQLLQPWTQLREKDTYQVAFDYQRNSQAKEALNQLLYSDMKLYLEGDILPKVDRASMANSLEVRVPLLNHTLVEYVSGLPHSLKLRGLTTKYILKRVMRDRLPDAILQRGKKGFNMPVAKWLAGPLRPLLEDMLSKERLEREGLFNAGYVKQLVNEHLTGQFDHRKLLWTLLMFELWYDQWGSAGQGKRDLVSPIALIGNTTP; this is encoded by the coding sequence ATGTGCGGTATTTGTGGTGTGATATTCGCCGAGCATGATAGACCAGTGGACGCCAAGCTCATCGAAAGCATGTCTTCTACCATCGTGCATCGTGGCCCTGATGAGCAGGGCATTCATGTGGACGGTAACGTTGGCTTAGGTTCCCGGCGGCTATCGATTATTGACTTGGAAGGTGGGCGACAGCCCATTCACAATGAGGATAAGACAATCTGGGTTGTCTTCAATGGCGAACTCTACAACTATCCGGAACTTACTCACTCACTGTCGCGACGCGGACATCACTTTTACACCCATACTGATACGGAAATCATTGTCCATGCTTATGAAGAGTTTGGTGATGAGTTTCTACAGCACCTAAATGGGATGTTTGCTCTGGCGTTGTGGGATAGCCGACGTCAGCGATTGGTGTTGGCTCGCGATCGCATGGGCATTAAACCTTTATATTACGCGCTGCATGATGGTGCACTGATCTTCGGTTCTGAACTGAAAACGATTCTGACCTATCCGGGTATACCCCGCACAGTCGATCTAGTAGCGCTCAACGAGTATCTGAGTTTTGAATACGTTCCTACACCGCGAACCATCTTTCAAGGCATATCCAAGCTACCACCAGGACACGCGCTGTCCTTTTCTGAGGGGCGGATGCGGATTTGGCAGTACTGGGACGTTAATCTCGCTCGTAGTGAGAATATTCAACCTAAGCGGTTGGTTGAGTATGAAAACGAACTCCTAGAAATTCTCAGAGAAGTTGTACGCAAGGAGATGGTTAGCGACGTACCCGTTGGCGTTTTGCTCAGCGGTGGAATTGATTCCAGTGCTGTGGCGGCACTTATGTCAGAGATAGCACCAGAACGGGTCAAGAGCTTTTCAATTCGATTTGACGATGTATCTTTCGACGAATCTAACTATGCTCACCAGGTGGCTCAGCACTTGGGCACTGAACACCATGAACTAACGTTGACCCCTAAAATGGCACTGGATTTAGTGCCACAGGCTGCCAAGTTTCTTGACGAGCCGTTAGGTGACTCATCTCTCATACCAACCTTTCTGCTCTCACAGTTCACTCGCCATCATGTCAAGGTAGCTTTGGGGGGTGATGGTGGGGATGAACTTTTTGCAGGCTATTCTACGCTTCAGGCTCATCGACTAGTGGAGTATTACGAGTCGCTCCTGCCTAGCGTTGTTCGTCATCGCTTAGTGCCGTGGGTTGTAGACAGAATGCCTGTTTCTTTTGATAACATCAGCTTGGATTTTAAAATTCGACGTTTTATTGCGGGTCGGGGTTTGCCATTAGTGATTCGCCATCAGCAGTGGTTGGGTTCCTTTACGTCAGCCCAGAAGCAGCAACTCCTACAGCCTTGGACTCAGTTACGAGAAAAAGATACCTACCAGGTAGCCTTTGACTATCAACGTAACTCTCAAGCAAAGGAAGCCCTGAATCAGCTTTTGTATAGCGATATGAAGTTATATCTAGAAGGGGATATTTTGCCCAAGGTAGATCGAGCCAGTATGGCTAACTCGCTAGAAGTGCGCGTACCGTTGCTCAATCATACGCTCGTAGAATACGTGTCTGGTTTACCTCATAGTCTGAAGTTGCGCGGTCTGACAACCAAATACATCTTAAAGCGGGTGATGCGAGACCGTTTACCTGATGCCATTCTACAGCGAGGCAAGAAGGGGTTTAACATGCCAGTGGCGAAGTGGTTGGCTGGCCCCTTGCGCCCTCTACTGGAAGATATGCTTTCTAAGGAGCGGTTGGAACGTGAAGGACTCTTCAATGCAGGCTATGTAAAACAGTTGGTCAATGAACACCTGACAGGTCAGTTTGACCACCGGAAATTGTTATGGACTTTGTTGATGTTTGAACTTTGGTATGACCAATGGGGTTCAGCTGGTCAAGGGAAGAGAGACCTTGTAAGTCCTATAGCATTGATTGGAAACACTACTCCTTAA
- a CDS encoding glycosyltransferase family 39 protein, whose product MKKIEFLLPLERWKVFGFPSLTLLILLAFLPLGFWVRYQFFLLNGGLSESYIDWSLAHYFGGITIKYVQGADDILHLRPWSITFYPPGYSLFIAIWQFFGINNLQTIRLVQAAIDCLTVFPIFYVLIRLGVRPIISLFAAGVYTVAPLWTFGSIMLLAEALSPPLMAWLIALIVFVSRRDKMLLWLVTGFLVAVSALIRPDLVLFICPLLLWAVFTAPAERRIHAVTMIIIGFCTLMFFWGAYHKINNGHWIFTSNAGNYALWCGLGQLPNDYGYFVNDDKAAKLLMQQGIEWHSAASEKYWRAAYQNAWREHPLYVLTTIIWRFSKIVFDHQSYLGIPDYFNLINNYCTQYGFWIFCLSIIVLILKKNFSTAYIISIPLIYAMGSLGLVYYESRYIRYVPLSYIFAAAILINLLYSEFVSLSPILKKRVVALGLAVFALIVIGNYASINLLALNEESTKVLVGNEIRLAVAEGRTKPITTLKNLHWTKALPDVSFKAESDSLLRVTTSPGRSHYQLMAPIPVSNFSVMHVEYDVRVDDGGMALGLLLPDGSRFIDVKTLSKPGDYVDSWDVPLKNLQSVTLVLLNSRSEDRQSRFVVRKLNLYAR is encoded by the coding sequence ATGAAAAAAATTGAATTTCTGTTGCCACTTGAACGATGGAAAGTCTTCGGATTTCCTAGTTTAACGCTACTGATTCTCTTAGCTTTTTTACCTCTGGGATTTTGGGTTCGGTATCAGTTCTTTCTGCTCAATGGAGGTCTTTCGGAATCTTATATCGATTGGTCCTTAGCTCATTATTTCGGTGGCATAACAATTAAATATGTGCAGGGTGCTGACGATATATTACATCTCCGACCTTGGTCTATCACCTTCTATCCTCCAGGTTATTCTTTATTTATTGCAATCTGGCAATTTTTTGGAATTAATAACCTTCAGACGATTCGCCTAGTTCAAGCGGCTATTGATTGCTTGACCGTTTTTCCTATTTTTTATGTTTTAATTCGGCTGGGCGTTCGACCCATAATTTCGCTGTTCGCTGCTGGTGTTTACACTGTCGCACCTTTGTGGACTTTTGGCAGCATTATGCTGCTTGCCGAAGCTCTCTCCCCTCCACTTATGGCATGGTTGATTGCCTTAATAGTCTTTGTTAGCCGTCGCGATAAGATGCTTCTCTGGCTGGTAACTGGCTTTTTGGTAGCTGTGTCGGCTTTAATTCGTCCTGATTTGGTTCTCTTTATCTGTCCACTCTTGCTCTGGGCTGTATTCACTGCTCCTGCTGAGCGAAGAATTCATGCAGTGACAATGATTATTATTGGATTTTGCACCCTCATGTTTTTCTGGGGAGCTTATCACAAAATTAATAATGGACATTGGATCTTTACCTCTAATGCAGGAAACTATGCTCTTTGGTGTGGACTTGGACAGTTACCCAATGATTACGGCTATTTTGTCAATGATGACAAAGCAGCTAAACTACTTATGCAACAAGGTATCGAGTGGCACTCAGCGGCATCAGAAAAGTACTGGAGAGCCGCTTACCAAAATGCATGGCGCGAACATCCTTTGTATGTTTTGACTACTATTATCTGGCGATTTTCAAAAATTGTATTCGATCATCAATCATACCTTGGTATACCTGACTATTTTAATTTGATTAATAATTACTGTACTCAATACGGTTTTTGGATATTTTGTCTATCTATAATAGTGCTTATTTTAAAAAAAAATTTTTCTACTGCTTACATCATTTCAATTCCTTTAATTTACGCAATGGGTAGCTTGGGTCTTGTTTACTATGAATCCCGTTATATCAGGTACGTACCTCTTAGTTACATTTTTGCCGCTGCAATTCTGATTAATCTCCTATACAGTGAATTCGTATCACTCTCACCAATATTGAAAAAAAGAGTAGTTGCACTGGGACTAGCAGTATTTGCATTAATTGTTATCGGCAACTATGCAAGCATAAATCTGCTGGCGTTGAATGAGGAGAGTACAAAGGTGTTAGTGGGAAACGAAATACGTCTAGCGGTTGCAGAGGGACGAACAAAGCCCATTACAACATTAAAAAACCTCCACTGGACGAAGGCGTTACCTGATGTTTCCTTCAAGGCTGAATCAGATAGCCTGCTACGCGTGACAACAAGCCCAGGTCGGAGCCATTATCAACTCATGGCTCCTATTCCTGTTTCCAACTTCTCCGTCATGCATGTTGAATATGACGTTCGAGTAGATGATGGCGGGATGGCTTTGGGGCTACTTTTGCCCGATGGAAGCAGATTTATCGATGTGAAGACTTTAAGCAAGCCTGGTGACTATGTTGACTCTTGGGATGTACCCTTAAAAAATCTACAAAGTGTCACCTTAGTGTTGCTGAATTCGCGATCAGAAGATAGGCAATCCCGTTTTGTTGTTAGAAAACTCAACCTTTATGCTCGATGA
- a CDS encoding class I SAM-dependent methyltransferase — MEEAEQLVGLVAGVTLLEKDACLDGRDCYVIGGVIRKQAITFGLKWSKGCFESSQVINKYLNRIIEYSNLINDAIHLIELPENHEINQEWREAVYIFLKELIEKNIQPTLGISLSRVPRQDGTDLWEALQYLQSIEIRKNLSIKISFQIIDKNFDLSDSQSILDFAKTHEINCDLSLDIYGKKNELIPYYQYEAYTPLNFDIRTPSFHLTQNAVMEIPHIDGLQLIQGEHTNLKQLFTSYTTDSLYRLTVALSRNLRKTYLEQLNLNSDLISLWHYFHVYNWSAPPNDILQLLLFDVEDFLQNFSVDDYKHLEKENWIWNSFDFLKDLRQKSLETGFYDINSILKSQVDLHQYLEERTTLTPDGEKLIELLPASLGKTLEIGSGYGLIARRIIERTEKYIGVDLRINQAHEINKLGGHGIIADIHKLPFLDNSFDTIIADNVIEHSYNPEHAFKEIRRILHAKGRLYALIPLDYKSSSYQLKAHFWKADEKSIRIVAQIVGLKIQYMEVLDLSELNYFGCFPASSGKTCLVIMEPKDSEFLDLPTNNITEKIKINHDIDRKITFDDYDPRHQNYKMIKLCENALLNLQSEVNRRDEILTNLQAEVTKRDEMLTNLQAKINDVQAEVNDNFIIAIEKKIRNTYHHIKSFLKLD, encoded by the coding sequence TTGGAAGAGGCTGAACAGTTAGTAGGTTTAGTTGCTGGAGTAACATTGCTTGAAAAAGATGCTTGCCTTGATGGTCGAGATTGCTATGTGATCGGCGGTGTTATCCGCAAACAGGCTATTACATTTGGATTAAAATGGTCTAAAGGATGCTTTGAATCTAGTCAAGTTATAAACAAATACTTGAATCGAATTATAGAATATAGTAACTTGATTAATGACGCTATACATTTGATTGAATTACCCGAAAATCATGAAATCAACCAAGAATGGCGTGAAGCCGTTTATATCTTTCTTAAAGAATTAATAGAAAAAAATATACAGCCAACTCTAGGAATTAGCTTATCTCGCGTTCCCCGACAAGATGGCACAGATTTATGGGAAGCATTGCAATATCTTCAAAGTATCGAGATTAGAAAAAATCTATCCATTAAAATTAGTTTTCAAATTATAGATAAAAACTTTGATTTATCAGATTCTCAATCAATTCTTGATTTTGCTAAAACACACGAAATAAATTGTGATTTATCCCTCGATATTTATGGAAAAAAGAATGAATTGATTCCTTATTATCAGTATGAGGCTTATACTCCACTTAATTTCGATATACGCACCCCGTCTTTTCACTTAACTCAAAATGCTGTGATGGAAATACCGCATATAGACGGATTGCAACTAATTCAGGGTGAACATACTAATTTAAAACAACTTTTTACAAGTTACACTACAGATAGTCTATACAGACTCACCGTCGCTTTAAGCCGAAATCTAAGAAAGACCTATTTAGAACAACTGAATTTGAACTCAGATTTGATCTCACTGTGGCATTATTTTCATGTCTATAACTGGAGCGCGCCTCCAAACGATATTTTACAGTTACTGTTATTTGACGTAGAAGATTTTTTGCAAAATTTCTCTGTTGATGACTATAAGCATTTAGAAAAAGAAAATTGGATATGGAATTCGTTTGATTTTTTAAAAGACCTACGTCAAAAATCCCTAGAAACAGGTTTTTATGATATTAATTCCATTCTTAAATCTCAAGTTGATCTCCATCAATACCTTGAAGAGCGCACTACGCTAACGCCTGACGGAGAGAAACTGATTGAACTGTTACCGGCATCTCTGGGGAAAACGCTAGAAATAGGCTCAGGTTACGGTTTAATTGCCCGTAGGATAATAGAAAGAACGGAAAAATATATTGGAGTAGATTTACGAATTAATCAAGCCCATGAAATCAACAAACTAGGAGGTCATGGCATCATTGCAGATATTCATAAGTTACCTTTTTTAGATAATTCGTTTGATACTATTATTGCTGATAACGTAATTGAACATAGTTATAATCCCGAACATGCGTTCAAAGAAATTAGAAGAATTCTTCATGCTAAAGGACGATTGTATGCGCTAATTCCCCTAGATTATAAAAGTAGTAGTTATCAGTTAAAAGCACATTTTTGGAAAGCTGATGAAAAGTCGATTCGGATTGTAGCTCAAATAGTTGGGCTAAAAATCCAGTATATGGAAGTTTTAGATTTGAGCGAATTAAATTATTTTGGATGTTTTCCAGCTAGCTCTGGGAAAACTTGCCTGGTTATCATGGAACCCAAGGATTCTGAATTTTTAGACTTACCAACAAATAATATCACTGAAAAAATAAAAATAAATCACGATATAGATAGAAAAATAACTTTTGATGATTATGATCCGAGACATCAAAATTATAAGATGATAAAGCTTTGTGAAAATGCTCTATTAAATCTACAATCTGAGGTTAATAGAAGGGATGAAATACTAACCAATCTACAAGCAGAAGTCACTAAAAGAGATGAAATGCTAACCAACCTACAAGCTAAAATTAATGATGTGCAAGCAGAAGTCAACGATAATTTTATTATAGCCATAGAAAAAAAGATTAGAAATACCTACCATCATATTAAGAGTTTCTTGAAATTAGATTAA
- the asnB gene encoding asparagine synthase (glutamine-hydrolyzing) — MCGIVGTYKPTGEVCSSEVLIAMRDRMTHRGPDGAGLWRSQNGKCGLGHRRLSIIDLSDAAAQPMLNQDGTVVLTFNGEIYNHAEIRQELEALGKYHWKSDHSDTEVLLHAYEEWGLDCVQRFYGMFAFAIYDARNPDKPVVHLVRDRIGIKPLYFSKTRSGEWLFASEIRALFAHPDLTPEMDRTAFWHYLTFIVTPAPLTLFRGIFKLPAGHTITIDHTGKATAHQYWNCQPDAANTLTEQDLSETEAVAELTGLLKRSIARRMVSDVPFGVLLSGGVDSSLNVALMSELMDRPVTTFTIGYEGKEDYNEFQFARRISQRYGTEHHEALINRQQMQEFLPLLVQLQDEPIADNVCIPLYFLANLVRDSGTTVVQVGEGADENFLGYWWCEHYRHKYETVYQAAQHKVSWWQRLLSRGKATLPGLSGEDWEIQRRAQAGQELFWGGAVCWWGEMRRQLTPDAAPFQQTLECPVEGLLPESHQLIDSHSVVSHYLGGLNGHLVEPEVLQKIPYMEMKLRLPEHLLMRVDKLTMAHAIEARVPFLDHEVVEFATRLPPTYKLRDGVGKLVLKKSVAPYLDNDMIYRKKQGFGAPMEEWFKEGDFGQRCLAAFERSQIKKEGFLDNQYFTDLLKHQMHQGGGYSFHLWTVLNAVLWYESWVVGNKNCF, encoded by the coding sequence ATGTGTGGAATTGTTGGTACTTATAAACCTACTGGCGAGGTCTGTAGTTCAGAAGTCCTAATCGCCATGCGCGATCGCATGACGCATCGAGGGCCAGATGGGGCGGGTTTGTGGCGATCGCAAAATGGGAAGTGTGGTTTGGGACACCGCCGCTTATCCATCATCGATTTATCTGATGCCGCCGCTCAACCGATGTTAAACCAGGACGGTACAGTGGTACTAACCTTCAACGGCGAAATTTACAATCACGCTGAAATTCGGCAGGAGTTGGAGGCATTAGGTAAATATCACTGGAAAAGCGACCACTCTGATACAGAAGTCCTGCTGCACGCTTATGAAGAGTGGGGATTGGATTGCGTCCAGCGCTTCTACGGCATGTTTGCCTTTGCGATTTATGACGCCCGAAATCCAGACAAGCCAGTTGTTCACTTGGTGCGCGATCGCATCGGGATTAAGCCACTGTACTTTAGTAAAACGCGATCAGGAGAATGGCTATTTGCCTCCGAAATCCGGGCGCTGTTCGCTCACCCCGATTTAACGCCAGAAATGGATCGCACCGCTTTCTGGCACTACCTAACCTTTATCGTCACCCCCGCCCCCCTAACTCTGTTTCGGGGGATTTTTAAACTGCCAGCCGGTCACACCATTACGATCGACCATACGGGGAAAGCTACGGCTCATCAATACTGGAATTGTCAGCCTGATGCCGCTAACACTCTAACCGAACAGGATTTGAGCGAAACAGAAGCCGTAGCGGAGTTAACCGGGTTGCTCAAGCGATCGATTGCCCGCCGCATGGTTTCGGATGTACCCTTTGGTGTTCTACTCTCCGGTGGTGTAGACTCTTCCCTCAATGTAGCTCTGATGAGCGAACTGATGGATCGGCCTGTAACGACCTTCACCATTGGCTACGAGGGTAAAGAAGATTACAACGAATTCCAGTTTGCTCGCCGAATCAGCCAACGCTATGGCACAGAACACCACGAGGCGCTGATTAATCGGCAACAGATGCAAGAGTTCCTACCTCTGCTAGTTCAACTTCAGGATGAACCCATTGCGGATAATGTCTGTATACCGCTTTACTTTTTGGCTAACTTAGTCAGAGACAGTGGTACTACAGTCGTGCAGGTAGGGGAAGGGGCGGACGAAAACTTCCTAGGTTACTGGTGGTGCGAACATTATCGTCATAAGTATGAAACGGTTTACCAGGCGGCTCAGCACAAAGTGAGTTGGTGGCAACGTCTTCTGTCTAGAGGTAAAGCCACTTTGCCGGGATTGAGTGGAGAAGACTGGGAGATTCAGCGTCGGGCTCAGGCAGGTCAGGAACTTTTCTGGGGTGGGGCCGTTTGCTGGTGGGGAGAGATGCGCCGCCAACTCACACCAGACGCCGCACCGTTCCAGCAGACTCTTGAATGTCCGGTTGAGGGATTATTGCCAGAGAGTCACCAGCTTATCGATAGCCATTCAGTGGTCAGCCATTACCTGGGTGGCTTGAATGGTCACTTGGTGGAACCTGAGGTACTGCAAAAGATTCCCTACATGGAAATGAAGCTGCGTTTGCCAGAACATTTGCTCATGCGGGTCGATAAATTGACAATGGCTCATGCGATCGAAGCCAGGGTGCCCTTTCTCGATCATGAAGTTGTGGAATTCGCCACGCGACTACCGCCTACCTACAAGCTGCGCGATGGGGTAGGTAAGTTAGTTCTCAAGAAGTCTGTTGCACCTTACCTTGACAATGATATGATCTACCGGAAAAAACAAGGTTTTGGTGCACCGATGGAGGAGTGGTTTAAGGAGGGAGATTTTGGTCAGCGGTGTCTGGCTGCTTTTGAGCGATCGCAGATTAAAAAAGAAGGATTTTTAGATAATCAATATTTTACGGACTTGCTCAAACATCAGATGCACCAAGGTGGCGGCTACAGCTTTCACCTGTGGACGGTGCTAAATGCTGTACTTTGGTACGAGTCATGGGTCGTGGGTAACAAGAATTGTTTTTAG
- a CDS encoding class I SAM-dependent methyltransferase: MEFETYAIEAKVAAYHWWFVGRRHLLSKLLKQLALPKDASILDVGTGTGSNLSVLRELGYTAVKGIDSSIEAIHYCHEKGFKNVTLGDIGNLPFPDGTFQLVLATDVIEHIDNDLAALSEIRRVLASEGRAIVTVPAFKILWGTQDEVSHHKRRYLKKELLGKAKNVGFNCLNIFYFNYILFLPILAARSVIKLLKLGVKNENSINNDFLNNLFKVIFTFDVMSSPTLSPPFGVSILALLDKPDKGT; the protein is encoded by the coding sequence ATGGAATTCGAGACTTATGCGATCGAAGCTAAGGTAGCCGCCTACCACTGGTGGTTTGTTGGACGGCGTCACCTGCTATCAAAGCTTCTCAAGCAATTAGCGCTTCCCAAAGATGCTTCCATTCTGGACGTTGGTACTGGCACTGGCTCTAACCTATCTGTGCTGCGTGAGTTGGGTTACACTGCTGTTAAAGGTATTGACAGTAGTATTGAAGCCATCCATTATTGCCATGAAAAAGGTTTTAAGAATGTAACTTTGGGGGATATTGGCAATTTACCTTTTCCGGATGGTACGTTTCAACTCGTCCTTGCTACTGATGTAATCGAGCATATCGATAATGATTTAGCCGCGCTATCAGAAATTCGCCGCGTTCTTGCTTCTGAGGGCCGAGCAATTGTAACAGTTCCTGCCTTCAAAATTCTTTGGGGAACCCAAGATGAGGTTTCTCACCACAAAAGAAGGTATTTAAAGAAAGAACTTTTAGGAAAAGCCAAAAATGTTGGATTTAATTGCCTAAATATATTTTATTTTAATTATATTTTGTTCTTGCCTATTCTGGCGGCTAGGAGTGTTATTAAGTTATTAAAACTGGGAGTAAAAAATGAAAATTCAATTAATAACGATTTTTTAAATAATTTATTCAAGGTTATTTTTACATTTGACGTTATGTCATCTCCAACCTTATCACCTCCTTTCGGCGTTTCTATATTGGCACTGTTGGACAAGCCAGACAAAGGCACTTAA
- a CDS encoding class I SAM-dependent methyltransferase, with amino-acid sequence MTDQISQKTIDDFGKQWKTYQDNQGYYGSSELFTDCFSPLVTPGEIREKRVVDIGSGTGRIVQMLVEHGVSKVLAIEPASDAFAVLLKNVSNIPDKVTCLNVTGDRLPATEDFDYVFSVGVLHHIPEPVPVVKAAYSALKPGGKIAIWVYGQEGNELYLFFVKPLRKITSLLPHQLLAGLSWIFYLPLFAYIQLCKILPLPLHKYVTNVIGRMSPEKQQLIIYDQLNPAYAKYYRRDEVISLLQQGGFVDIAVHHRHGYSWTAVGTKPINKETSSTAT; translated from the coding sequence ATGACCGATCAAATTTCTCAAAAAACGATTGATGATTTCGGTAAGCAGTGGAAAACTTATCAAGATAACCAAGGATACTACGGGTCATCTGAACTATTTACTGACTGTTTTTCTCCCTTAGTTACTCCCGGCGAAATAAGAGAGAAACGCGTGGTAGATATCGGAAGTGGTACGGGTCGAATCGTTCAAATGCTCGTAGAACATGGGGTATCAAAGGTTTTAGCGATCGAGCCTGCCTCAGATGCCTTCGCGGTTTTGTTGAAAAATGTTAGTAACATTCCTGACAAAGTAACCTGTTTAAATGTAACAGGCGATCGCCTACCTGCTACAGAAGACTTTGATTATGTCTTTTCTGTAGGGGTTTTACACCACATTCCTGAACCTGTACCAGTTGTCAAAGCGGCTTACTCAGCTTTAAAGCCGGGGGGGAAAATTGCGATTTGGGTTTATGGCCAAGAGGGAAACGAACTGTACCTTTTCTTTGTTAAACCCCTGCGGAAAATTACGAGTTTACTGCCTCACCAATTATTGGCAGGTTTGAGCTGGATTTTTTATCTTCCTCTATTTGCCTACATCCAATTGTGCAAAATACTTCCTTTGCCCCTACATAAATATGTAACCAATGTGATCGGGCGAATGTCACCCGAGAAACAGCAGCTCATCATCTACGACCAACTCAATCCTGCTTATGCAAAGTATTACAGGCGTGATGAGGTTATCTCCCTCTTGCAGCAAGGTGGCTTTGTCGATATTGCTGTTCATCACCGACACGGATACAGCTGGACAGCGGTTGGAACCAAGCCAATCAATAAAGAGACAAGTAGTACCGCTACATAA